A window of the Burkholderia sp. 9120 genome harbors these coding sequences:
- a CDS encoding ShlB/FhaC/HecB family hemolysin secretion/activation protein → MKRRLMQCLSGMALMAAAASAMADDGFTIARFEVEGNSLLPADEVQHLLQPMSGPHRVYGDIQHALEALENAYRKAGYTAVQVSVPEQELISGIVRIQVTENRIGKITVTGNRHFSDKNVLAGLPPLRSGQSPNLRAISEAVQLSNDNPAKQVGVTLSSGNEPGTVDAEVKVADENPLHVFATVDNSGAASTGRWRTGVAIQDANLFGLDQVGTLAYTTSPDSPSGVRVNVYSVGYRIPLYRLGDSLEFLYGKSSINTPSSSPTLGGLLGFTGKGDIYGFRWNHFFARRGETTSKLVVGLDYKKIDSTCNVNGVEISTAGPTPPVASCVPYTTVPLSLTYVGQTRSIGQSIDYDLGISRNLATGSQYTNTDGRTDRYSYLTPGSRDTVDGFMILHGDASITRSFANDWQWRLASSAQATRNPLVSSEQFGLVGMYAVRGFTERAVTADSGVFFNAELYTPQLVSAGNLRLLAFVDYGHGHNSHVGSSGIPANLNVSSMGVGARYILGRNVSLRLDIARVDAAGHSLTEKRGDIHADVSASLGF, encoded by the coding sequence CGGCCGACGAGGTGCAGCACCTGTTGCAACCGATGAGCGGGCCGCACCGCGTCTACGGCGACATTCAGCACGCGCTCGAAGCGCTGGAAAATGCCTACCGCAAAGCGGGCTATACGGCCGTGCAGGTCAGCGTGCCCGAGCAGGAGCTGATCAGCGGCATCGTCAGAATCCAGGTGACTGAAAACCGTATCGGCAAGATCACCGTGACCGGCAACCGGCATTTCAGCGACAAGAATGTCCTCGCCGGGTTGCCGCCACTGCGCAGCGGCCAGTCGCCGAACCTGCGCGCCATCTCCGAGGCCGTGCAACTGAGCAACGACAATCCGGCCAAGCAGGTCGGCGTGACGCTGAGCAGCGGCAACGAACCCGGCACGGTCGACGCCGAAGTCAAAGTGGCCGACGAGAATCCGCTGCACGTATTCGCGACGGTCGACAATTCCGGCGCGGCCTCCACCGGCCGCTGGCGCACCGGCGTGGCCATTCAGGACGCCAATCTGTTCGGTCTCGATCAGGTCGGCACGCTGGCGTATACGACATCGCCCGATAGCCCGAGCGGCGTGCGCGTCAACGTCTACTCCGTGGGCTATCGGATTCCGCTGTATCGCCTCGGTGACAGCCTTGAATTTCTCTACGGCAAGTCCAGCATCAACACGCCGAGCTCGTCGCCGACGCTCGGCGGGCTGCTTGGCTTCACCGGCAAAGGCGACATCTACGGTTTCCGCTGGAACCACTTCTTCGCCCGCCGTGGCGAGACCACCAGCAAGCTGGTAGTCGGCCTCGACTACAAGAAAATCGATTCGACCTGCAACGTCAACGGAGTCGAGATCAGCACCGCGGGACCGACACCGCCGGTCGCGTCGTGCGTGCCCTACACCACGGTGCCGCTCAGCCTGACGTATGTCGGTCAGACTCGCAGCATTGGGCAAAGCATCGATTACGACCTCGGCATCTCGCGCAATCTGGCGACCGGCTCGCAATACACCAACACCGACGGCCGCACCGATCGCTATTCGTACCTGACGCCGGGCAGCCGCGATACCGTCGACGGCTTCATGATCCTGCACGGCGACGCGTCGATCACCCGGAGCTTCGCCAACGACTGGCAATGGCGTCTGGCCAGCTCCGCGCAGGCCACCAGAAATCCATTGGTGTCGTCGGAGCAGTTCGGTCTGGTCGGCATGTACGCCGTGCGCGGCTTCACCGAGCGCGCGGTGACCGCCGACAGCGGCGTGTTCTTCAATGCCGAGCTCTACACGCCGCAACTCGTCAGCGCCGGCAATCTGCGCCTGCTGGCTTTCGTCGACTACGGGCATGGTCATAACAGCCATGTCGGCAGCAGCGGGATTCCGGCCAACCTGAACGTGTCGAGCATGGGGGTCGGCGCGCGCTACATCCTGGGCCGCAACGTCAGCCTCCGGCTGGACATTGCGCGAGTCGACGCGGCCGGCCATTCACTCACCGAGAAGCGCGGCGACATCCATGCCGATGTCAGCGCGAGCCTGGGCTTCTGA